One genomic segment of Streptomyces sp. RKND-216 includes these proteins:
- a CDS encoding TIGR04282 family arsenosugar biosynthesis glycosyltransferase, protein MTAGGTGTGPTTLLVIAKEPVPGRVKTRLTPPYSPEQAARLAEAALHDTLETVAALPVRRRVLVLSGQPGAWLPRDAGFEVVPQADGGLDERIAAAFAGCDGPALLVGMDTPQLRPGLLAPVLAPDGWDTCDAWFGPAADGGFWALGLAEPDPELVRGVPMSTARTGAEQRDRLLRAGLTVRDLPVLRDVDTGEDAALIAAVCARSRFAAAFAAAQREVSAR, encoded by the coding sequence ATGACGGCGGGGGGCACGGGTACGGGCCCGACGACGCTGCTGGTGATCGCCAAGGAGCCGGTACCGGGCCGGGTGAAGACGCGGCTCACGCCGCCCTACTCCCCGGAGCAGGCCGCACGGCTCGCGGAGGCGGCGCTGCACGACACCCTGGAGACGGTCGCGGCTCTTCCCGTCCGCCGACGGGTGCTGGTGCTGTCCGGGCAGCCGGGCGCGTGGCTTCCCCGGGACGCCGGCTTCGAGGTCGTGCCCCAGGCCGACGGCGGTCTCGACGAACGGATCGCCGCCGCGTTCGCGGGCTGCGACGGCCCGGCGCTGCTGGTCGGGATGGACACCCCGCAGCTGCGCCCGGGGCTCCTGGCGCCGGTGCTGGCGCCGGACGGCTGGGACACCTGTGACGCCTGGTTCGGTCCGGCCGCAGACGGCGGGTTCTGGGCGCTGGGCCTGGCCGAGCCGGACCCGGAACTGGTGCGCGGCGTGCCGATGTCGACCGCACGGACCGGAGCCGAGCAGCGCGACCGCCTGCTGCGCGCCGGGCTGACGGTGAGGGATCTGCCGGTGCTGCGCGACGTGGACACCGGCGAGGACGCGGCGCTGATCGCGGCGGTGTGCGCACGGAGCCGGTTCGCCGCGGCGTTCGCCGCCGCGCAGCGGGAGGTGTCCGCGCGATGA
- a CDS encoding glycosyltransferase family 2 protein, with protein sequence MSDSVTSPQPLTGDVVLPCLNEAEALPWVLARIPDGWRALVVDNGSTDGSADVARAHGARVVHEPRRGFGAACHAGLEAAEADLVAFCDCDASLDPGALPGVAARVLDGRADLVLARRRPTSWGSWPLHARAGNRALAGMVRRRTGLRLRDLGPLRVARRSRLLELGITDRRSGYPLEMVVRAADAGWRVHETEVAYRPRTGESKVTGTWRGTWHAVQDMRAVLR encoded by the coding sequence ATGAGCGATTCGGTGACATCTCCTCAGCCCCTGACCGGGGACGTCGTGCTGCCCTGCCTCAACGAGGCGGAGGCGCTGCCGTGGGTCCTCGCCCGCATCCCGGACGGCTGGCGGGCGCTGGTCGTCGACAACGGTTCGACGGACGGTTCGGCGGACGTCGCCCGGGCGCACGGCGCCCGGGTGGTGCACGAGCCGCGGCGGGGTTTCGGCGCCGCCTGCCATGCCGGGCTGGAGGCCGCGGAAGCGGACCTGGTGGCCTTCTGCGACTGCGACGCCTCCCTCGACCCCGGCGCGCTGCCCGGCGTCGCCGCCCGCGTCCTGGACGGTAGGGCCGACCTGGTCCTCGCGCGGCGGCGGCCGACCTCGTGGGGGTCCTGGCCGCTGCACGCGCGGGCCGGCAACCGGGCGCTGGCCGGCATGGTGCGCCGCCGTACCGGCCTGCGACTGCGCGACCTGGGACCGTTGCGGGTCGCGCGGCGGAGCCGGCTGCTCGAACTGGGGATCACCGACCGGCGCAGCGGTTACCCCCTGGAGATGGTGGTGCGGGCCGCCGACGCGGGCTGGCGCGTCCACGAGACGGAGGTGGCGTACCGGCCTCGTACCGGGGAGTCGAAGGTCACCGGCACCTGGCGCGGCACCTGGCACGCGGTGCAGGACATGCGGGCGGTCCTCCGATGA
- a CDS encoding response regulator transcription factor codes for MQQPTSPRRVLVVDDDPTVTEVVSRYLERAGFTVATAADGNDALVRAEAGPPDLVVLDLMLPGRDGLEVCRLLRARGPLPVVMLTARGDEEERILGLEVGADDYVTKPFSPRELVLRVESVLRRAAAAPYGGPGLSGGGVTLDPAARTVHDARGPVSLTLREFDLLAHFLRHPGRVFRREELMSAVWGWDYGDLSTVTVHVRRLRHKIEADPARPRLITTVWGVGYRFDGAPGDDGPERAARDA; via the coding sequence ATGCAGCAGCCCACGAGCCCCCGGCGCGTCCTCGTCGTCGACGACGACCCCACCGTCACGGAAGTGGTCAGCCGGTACCTGGAACGCGCCGGCTTCACCGTCGCCACCGCCGCCGACGGGAACGACGCGCTGGTCCGCGCGGAGGCGGGCCCCCCGGACCTCGTGGTGCTCGACCTGATGCTGCCCGGCCGGGACGGCCTGGAGGTGTGCCGCCTGCTGCGCGCCCGGGGCCCGCTGCCGGTCGTGATGCTCACCGCCCGCGGCGACGAGGAGGAACGCATCCTCGGCCTGGAGGTGGGCGCCGACGATTACGTGACCAAGCCGTTCAGCCCCCGGGAACTGGTGCTCCGGGTGGAGTCCGTGCTGCGCCGCGCCGCCGCCGCGCCCTACGGAGGGCCGGGGCTGAGCGGCGGCGGCGTCACGCTCGACCCCGCCGCGCGAACGGTGCACGACGCCCGCGGCCCCGTTTCCCTCACGCTCCGCGAATTCGACCTGCTGGCCCATTTCCTGCGTCACCCCGGGCGGGTCTTCCGGCGGGAGGAACTGATGTCGGCGGTGTGGGGCTGGGACTACGGCGACCTGTCCACGGTGACGGTGCACGTGCGGCGGCTGCGTCACAAGATCGAGGCCGATCCGGCCCGGCCGCGCCTCATCACCACCGTGTGGGGCGTCGGCTACCGCTTCGACGGCGCCCCCGGGGACGACGGCCCGGAGAGGGCGGCCCGCGATGCGTGA
- a CDS encoding HAMP domain-containing sensor histidine kinase codes for MRDLLLIACYAAAGSAVAGVLGAVALRAVRRRSVALSLAVPAVVAVGAMLAGTLSVAWAMFLSSHDLAVITMVCAVAAATSTATALLLGRRVSRAHRRLEDAAGALGDGQGFQAPDAPMPAELASLARRLTDTSVRLTASREREAALEASRRELVAWISHDLRSPLAGLRAMAEALEDGMTDEPARYHRRMRTEVERLTEMVNDLFELSRIQAGSLAPSLARISAYDLVGDAIAGAHPLAAGRGVRLTGDGVQPLPLRADGNQMSRVLANLLVNAIHRTPADGTVAVSAREVGDTAVLAVTDGCGGIPADELHRVFDTGWRGEHARTPPAGAGLGLAIVRGIVEAHAGCVSVRNIPGGCRFEVTLPLARRTVPRAPRTP; via the coding sequence ATGCGTGACCTGCTGCTCATCGCCTGCTACGCGGCTGCCGGCTCCGCCGTCGCCGGCGTCCTCGGCGCGGTCGCGCTGCGCGCCGTACGCCGCCGCTCCGTCGCCCTCTCGCTCGCCGTTCCCGCCGTCGTCGCGGTCGGCGCGATGCTCGCCGGCACCCTCTCGGTGGCCTGGGCGATGTTCCTCTCCTCGCACGACCTGGCCGTGATCACCATGGTGTGCGCGGTGGCTGCCGCCACCTCCACGGCGACCGCGCTGCTCCTCGGCCGCAGGGTGAGCCGCGCCCACCGGCGGCTCGAGGACGCCGCGGGAGCCCTCGGCGACGGGCAGGGCTTCCAGGCCCCCGACGCACCCATGCCCGCCGAACTCGCCTCGCTGGCCCGCCGCCTGACGGACACCAGCGTCCGGCTGACAGCCTCCCGGGAGCGCGAGGCCGCGCTGGAGGCCTCCCGTCGGGAACTGGTCGCGTGGATCTCGCACGATCTCCGTTCCCCGCTCGCCGGCCTGCGCGCCATGGCCGAAGCCCTCGAGGACGGCATGACCGACGAGCCCGCCCGCTACCACCGCCGGATGCGCACCGAGGTCGAACGCCTGACGGAGATGGTGAACGACCTGTTCGAGCTCTCCCGGATCCAGGCCGGCTCCCTGGCCCCCTCGCTCGCCCGGATATCCGCCTACGACCTGGTCGGCGACGCGATCGCCGGCGCCCACCCGCTGGCCGCCGGCCGCGGCGTCCGGCTCACCGGCGACGGCGTGCAGCCCCTGCCGCTGAGGGCAGACGGGAACCAGATGTCCCGTGTGCTGGCCAACCTGCTGGTCAACGCCATCCACCGGACCCCGGCGGACGGCACCGTCGCGGTCTCCGCCCGCGAGGTCGGCGACACCGCGGTGCTCGCCGTCACCGACGGCTGCGGCGGCATCCCCGCGGACGAACTGCACCGGGTCTTCGACACCGGCTGGCGCGGGGAGCACGCCCGCACGCCACCGGCCGGTGCCGGACTGGGGCTGGCCATCGTCCGGGGCATCGTCGAGGCCCACGCAGGCTGTGTCTCGGTCCGCAACATCCCCGGCGGCTGCCGGTTCGAGGTCACTCTTCCGCTGGCTCGCCGCACCGTTCCACGCGCACCGCGCACACCTTGA
- a CDS encoding deoxyguanosinetriphosphate triphosphohydrolase — translation MDGTHVTGPRAGGGNQPGGPYRPCDTERWAPEPDKRPGRTAFQRDRGRVLHSAALRRLAGKTQVVPAVPAEVWGGPDDAPAVGASGGVWDASPRTRLTHSLECAQVGRELGAALGCDPDLVEVACLAHDLGHPPFGHNGESVLSGIAEPCGGFEGNAQSLRLLARLEPKRFVARDDAEDGQISVGLNLTRAALDAATKYPWPRGAHPENPASAKFGVYEDDLPVFAWFREGAPDRRRCFEAQVMDWADDVAYSVHDVEDGLHAGHVDPNLLLAEPERRDVFALAARRYAPGADAAELAEALDRLLDQEWWPHGYDGTALAQARLKDATSQLIGRFCLAAEGATRNRYGSGRLTRYAAELVVPREARLECAVLKAVADRYVMQREDQERLRADQRVVLGELADALLARAPEGMDPQYRSLYSEAPDDAARLRVVVDQIAALTDASARSLHARLTAVRGLRA, via the coding sequence ATGGACGGCACCCACGTCACCGGCCCCCGCGCAGGTGGCGGCAACCAGCCCGGCGGCCCCTACCGCCCCTGCGACACCGAGCGCTGGGCCCCGGAACCCGACAAGCGCCCCGGCCGTACCGCCTTCCAGCGCGACCGGGGCCGGGTGCTGCATTCGGCGGCGCTGCGCCGGCTGGCGGGCAAGACGCAGGTGGTGCCGGCGGTGCCGGCCGAGGTGTGGGGCGGGCCGGACGACGCCCCCGCCGTGGGGGCGTCCGGCGGGGTGTGGGATGCCAGCCCGCGCACCCGGCTCACGCACTCCCTGGAGTGCGCGCAGGTCGGTCGCGAGCTCGGGGCCGCACTCGGCTGCGACCCCGACCTGGTCGAGGTCGCCTGCCTGGCGCACGACCTGGGGCATCCGCCGTTCGGCCACAACGGTGAAAGCGTTCTGAGCGGCATCGCCGAACCCTGCGGCGGCTTCGAGGGCAACGCCCAGTCGCTGCGTCTGCTGGCGCGGCTGGAGCCCAAGCGCTTCGTGGCCCGCGACGACGCGGAGGACGGCCAGATCAGCGTCGGCCTGAACCTCACCCGCGCCGCGCTGGACGCCGCCACCAAGTACCCGTGGCCCCGCGGCGCCCACCCCGAGAACCCCGCCTCGGCGAAGTTCGGCGTGTACGAGGACGACCTGCCCGTCTTCGCCTGGTTCCGGGAGGGCGCACCCGACCGGCGCCGCTGCTTCGAGGCGCAGGTCATGGACTGGGCCGACGACGTCGCCTACTCCGTGCACGACGTCGAGGACGGCTTGCACGCCGGCCACGTCGACCCCAACCTCCTCCTCGCCGAGCCGGAACGCCGGGACGTCTTCGCCCTCGCCGCCCGCCGCTACGCCCCGGGTGCCGACGCCGCCGAACTGGCGGAAGCACTGGACCGGCTGCTGGACCAGGAGTGGTGGCCGCACGGCTACGACGGCACGGCCCTCGCGCAGGCCCGGCTCAAGGACGCCACCAGTCAGCTCATCGGACGGTTCTGCCTCGCCGCCGAAGGCGCCACCCGCAACCGTTACGGCTCCGGACGGCTCACCCGGTACGCGGCGGAGCTGGTCGTGCCCCGTGAAGCGCGGCTCGAATGCGCCGTCCTCAAGGCCGTCGCCGACCGCTATGTCATGCAGCGCGAGGACCAGGAGCGCCTCCGCGCCGACCAGCGCGTCGTGCTCGGCGAACTCGCCGACGCGCTGCTCGCCCGCGCACCCGAGGGCATGGACCCGCAGTACCGGTCGCTGTACTCCGAGGCCCCGGACGACGCCGCCCGGCTGCGCGTGGTCGTCGACCAGATCGCCGCGCTCACCGACGCCTCCGCCCGTTCGCTGCACGCCCGCCTCACCGCCGTACGGGGTCTACGGGCGTAG
- a CDS encoding FAD-dependent oxidoreductase produces the protein MVDAHQTFVIIGGGLAGAKAAETLRDEGFTGRVILIGDERDHPYERPPLSKGYLTGGTERDSVFVHAPSWYAGAEVELHLGQPAVRIDPEARAVTLGDGARVHYDRLLLATGAEPRRLKVPGTDLAGVHHLRRLAHAERLRGVLAARGRENGHLVIAGAGWIGLEVAAAARGYGMEVTVIEPEPTPLHAVLGPQMGSFFTDLHRDHGVRFHFGARLTRIVGQDGMVQAVETDDGEEHPAHEVLAAIGAAPRVGLARAAGLDLAERPVGGVAVDASLRTSDPHIYAAGDVAAEQHPLLGSRLRVEHWANALNSGPAAARAMLGQEVTYDRVPYFFSDQYDLGMEYSGWAPPGAFDEVLVRGDLGKREFIAFWLREGRVLAGMNANVWDVTGPIQRLIRSGRPVDRQALADPGTPLESLAPEETGEG, from the coding sequence GTGGTCGACGCACATCAGACCTTCGTCATCATCGGCGGTGGCCTGGCCGGCGCGAAAGCGGCGGAAACCCTGAGAGACGAGGGTTTCACCGGACGCGTCATCCTGATCGGCGACGAACGCGACCACCCCTACGAACGGCCCCCACTGTCCAAGGGCTACCTCACCGGCGGCACCGAACGCGACAGCGTCTTCGTGCACGCCCCCTCCTGGTACGCCGGGGCCGAGGTGGAACTGCACCTCGGCCAGCCCGCCGTCCGCATCGACCCCGAGGCCCGGGCCGTCACCCTCGGCGACGGCGCCCGGGTCCACTACGACCGCCTGCTCCTCGCCACCGGCGCCGAGCCGCGCCGCCTCAAGGTGCCCGGCACCGACCTGGCAGGCGTCCACCACCTGCGCCGCCTGGCGCACGCGGAACGTCTGCGGGGCGTCCTCGCCGCGCGCGGCAGGGAGAACGGCCACCTCGTCATCGCCGGCGCCGGATGGATCGGCCTGGAGGTCGCGGCCGCGGCCCGCGGCTACGGCATGGAGGTCACGGTCATCGAGCCCGAACCGACGCCGCTGCACGCCGTGCTCGGCCCCCAGATGGGTTCCTTCTTCACCGACCTGCACCGCGACCACGGCGTCCGCTTCCACTTCGGGGCCCGGCTGACGCGGATCGTCGGGCAGGACGGCATGGTGCAGGCCGTGGAGACCGATGACGGGGAGGAACACCCCGCGCACGAGGTGCTCGCCGCCATCGGTGCCGCTCCCCGCGTCGGCCTCGCCCGCGCCGCCGGGCTGGACCTCGCGGAGCGGCCCGTCGGAGGTGTGGCCGTCGACGCCTCGCTGCGCACCTCCGACCCGCACATCTACGCCGCGGGCGACGTCGCCGCCGAGCAGCACCCGCTGCTCGGCTCCCGGCTCCGCGTCGAGCACTGGGCCAACGCCCTCAACTCCGGCCCGGCCGCCGCCCGCGCCATGCTCGGGCAGGAGGTGACGTACGACCGGGTGCCGTACTTCTTCTCCGACCAGTACGACCTCGGCATGGAGTACTCCGGCTGGGCGCCGCCCGGCGCCTTCGACGAGGTGCTCGTCCGCGGTGACCTGGGCAAACGCGAATTCATCGCCTTCTGGCTGCGCGAGGGCCGGGTGCTGGCGGGGATGAACGCCAACGTGTGGGACGTCACCGGGCCGATCCAGCGGCTCATCCGCTCCGGCCGGCCCGTCGACCGCCAGGCCCTCGCCGATCCCGGCACGCCGCTGGAGTCGCTGGCCCCCGAGGAGACCGGGGAGGGGTGA
- a CDS encoding GNAT family N-acetyltransferase: MAIRTAVVPVSEIFPLRWEVLRPGLPRESAVFAEDGLDGAFHVAAYDGEGADVLGCGSFYPEPYPGTPGEEREGGRGAGPAVYRIRGMASAPAARGRGYGAAVLRAGEDAAAARGARLMWCNGRTEARGFYERHGYEAVGEEFVIEGVGPHHVFVRTLP; this comes from the coding sequence ATGGCGATCCGTACCGCAGTCGTGCCCGTGTCGGAGATCTTCCCGCTGCGCTGGGAGGTGCTGCGGCCCGGGCTGCCGCGCGAGTCGGCGGTCTTCGCCGAGGACGGCCTGGACGGCGCCTTCCACGTCGCCGCGTACGACGGCGAGGGCGCCGACGTCCTCGGCTGCGGCAGCTTCTACCCGGAGCCGTACCCCGGCACCCCGGGCGAGGAGCGTGAGGGCGGCCGCGGAGCCGGTCCTGCCGTGTACCGCATCCGCGGCATGGCCAGCGCCCCGGCCGCCCGCGGCCGGGGCTACGGCGCCGCCGTCCTCCGCGCGGGCGAGGACGCGGCCGCCGCCCGCGGTGCCCGGCTGATGTGGTGCAACGGCCGCACCGAGGCCCGCGGCTTCTACGAGCGGCACGGCTACGAGGCGGTCGGCGAGGAGTTCGTCATCGAGGGCGTCGGACCGCACCACGTCTTCGTCCGCACGCTCCCGTGA
- the dnaG gene encoding DNA primase, with translation MAGRINDDDVKAVRNAVPIDAVVSEYLQLRNAGGGQLKGLCPFHDEKSPSFHVSPSKGFYHCFGCQEGGDTLDFVMKVDHLSFSEAVERLAAQAGITLRYEEGGYGRGSQAGERTRLAEAHRAAAAYYREQLDGPEAELGRRFLDERGFDKDAADRFGVGYAPAGWDYLVRHLRGKGFSDKEMTLAGLAQDSRSGRPIDRFRGRLLWPIRDITGEVVGFGARRLRDDDNGPKYLNTPETALYRKSQVLYGIDLAKREIGKAGRAVVVEGYTDVMACHLAGVTNAIATCGTAFGGDHVKILRRVLMDNSRSEVVFTFDGDAAGQKAALRAFEDDQKFAARTSIAITPGGMDPCELRLAKGDPAVQTLIESRTPLFEFALRSAVTAHNLDTAEGRSAALEEAAPIVARIKDAAIQHEYAVRLAGLLGILDTQFVVRRVGQLAKWARERSAARPGGDHRPRQPEHGGPPGEPPARPQAAGPALNLRSPAHRVERELLKLALQRPELVAPAFDAYGADEFTAPPYAVVRKAVEAAGGVGGADGEFVARVRDAAPDDTVRSLVTELAVEPLRAARGREPDEIYAGMQLVAVRLAAVHARIAELEGSARRLEAQRDHESAAPVREQLWVLQQYARALRDRGAGAL, from the coding sequence GTGGCCGGAAGGATCAACGACGACGACGTCAAGGCGGTACGGAACGCGGTTCCGATCGACGCCGTCGTCTCCGAGTATCTCCAGCTCCGCAATGCCGGCGGCGGCCAGCTCAAGGGCCTCTGCCCGTTCCACGACGAGAAGTCCCCCTCCTTCCACGTCAGCCCGAGCAAGGGCTTCTACCACTGCTTCGGCTGCCAGGAGGGCGGGGACACCCTCGACTTCGTGATGAAGGTCGACCACCTGTCCTTCTCCGAGGCCGTGGAAAGGCTCGCCGCGCAGGCCGGCATCACCCTCCGCTACGAGGAGGGCGGCTACGGCCGCGGCAGTCAGGCGGGCGAGCGCACCCGGCTCGCCGAGGCCCACCGCGCGGCCGCCGCCTATTACCGCGAGCAACTCGACGGGCCGGAGGCTGAGCTCGGCCGGCGCTTCCTCGACGAGCGCGGCTTCGACAAGGACGCCGCCGACCGGTTCGGCGTCGGCTACGCCCCCGCCGGCTGGGACTACCTGGTGCGCCACCTGCGCGGCAAGGGCTTCTCCGACAAGGAGATGACCCTCGCCGGTCTCGCCCAGGACAGCCGCTCCGGCCGCCCCATCGACCGCTTCCGTGGCCGGCTCCTGTGGCCCATCCGCGACATCACCGGCGAGGTCGTCGGCTTCGGCGCGCGCAGACTCCGCGACGACGACAACGGGCCCAAGTACCTCAACACCCCCGAAACGGCGCTGTACCGCAAGTCGCAGGTGCTGTACGGCATCGACCTGGCGAAGCGCGAGATCGGCAAGGCGGGCCGCGCCGTCGTCGTCGAGGGCTACACCGACGTGATGGCCTGCCACCTCGCCGGGGTCACCAACGCCATCGCCACCTGCGGCACCGCTTTCGGCGGCGACCACGTCAAGATCCTGCGGCGGGTGCTGATGGACAACTCCCGTTCCGAGGTGGTCTTCACCTTCGACGGCGACGCCGCCGGGCAGAAGGCCGCGCTGCGCGCGTTCGAGGATGATCAGAAGTTCGCCGCTCGCACCTCGATCGCCATCACCCCCGGCGGCATGGACCCTTGCGAACTCCGGCTCGCCAAGGGCGACCCGGCGGTGCAGACTCTCATCGAGAGCCGCACGCCGCTCTTCGAGTTCGCCCTCCGCTCCGCCGTCACCGCGCACAACCTGGACACCGCGGAGGGGCGTTCGGCGGCGCTGGAGGAGGCCGCACCGATCGTCGCCCGGATCAAGGACGCCGCCATCCAGCACGAGTACGCCGTGCGGCTGGCCGGACTGCTGGGCATCCTCGACACGCAGTTCGTGGTGCGACGGGTGGGGCAGCTCGCGAAGTGGGCGCGGGAACGGTCCGCCGCGCGGCCCGGCGGCGACCACCGTCCGCGGCAGCCGGAGCACGGCGGCCCCCCGGGGGAGCCGCCCGCACGGCCGCAAGCCGCAGGCCCGGCCCTGAACCTGCGCAGCCCCGCCCACCGGGTCGAACGCGAGCTGCTCAAGCTCGCGCTGCAGCGGCCCGAGCTGGTCGCCCCCGCGTTCGACGCGTACGGCGCCGACGAGTTCACCGCGCCGCCGTACGCGGTGGTGCGGAAGGCCGTCGAGGCGGCAGGCGGAGTCGGAGGCGCCGACGGCGAGTTCGTCGCCCGCGTACGGGACGCCGCCCCCGACGACACGGTGCGCAGCCTGGTCACCGAGCTCGCGGTGGAACCGTTGCGCGCCGCGCGCGGCCGGGAGCCGGACGAGATCTACGCGGGGATGCAGCTGGTCGCCGTACGGCTGGCCGCCGTGCACGCGCGGATCGCCGAACTCGAGGGCTCCGCGCGGCGCCTGGAGGCCCAGCGCGACCACGAGTCGGCGGCGCCGGTGCGCGAACAGCTCTGGGTGCTCCAGCAGTACGCCCGCGCCCTCCGCGACCGGGGCGCGGGCGCGCTCTGA